From the Rhinolophus sinicus isolate RSC01 linkage group LG02, ASM3656204v1, whole genome shotgun sequence genome, one window contains:
- the CYP2U1 gene encoding cytochrome P450 2U1: MASAPPQAPAEGLPWPLSLLPAPLGLLRLDPTGGALLLLGLAALLGWRWLWRCRALGIPPGPTPWPVVGNFGFVLLPPFLRGRSWVHRQAREAGMEPSSMGAHVLLAELARVYGNIYSFYIGQHLVVVLNDFHSVREALVQQAEVFSDRPRVPLISLVTKEKGVVFARYGPVWRQQRKFSHSTLRHFGLGKLSLEPKVIKEFRYVKEEMLKHGQDPFNPFPIINNAISNIICSLCFGQRFEYTNNEFKKMLHFMSRGLEICLNTQLQLVNICSWLYYLPFGPFKELRQIEKDITAFLRKIIKDHRESLDVENPQDFIDMYLLQVEEEKKNNSNSSFNDDYLLYLIGDLFIAGTDTTTNSLLWCLLYMSLNPGIQEKVHEEIERVIGADRAPSLTDKAQMPFTEATIMEVQRLAMVVPLSIPHMTSEKTVLQGYTIPKDTVIVANLWLMHRDPAIWEKPDDFYPERFLDDQGQLIKKETFIPFGIGKRVCMGEQLAKMELFLMFVSLMQSFTFSLPKDSKKPIMTGRYGLTLAPHPFNIIISKR, from the exons ATGGCCTCTGCGCCGCCCCAGGCCCCCGCCGAGGGCTTGCCCTGGCCTCTGAGTCTCCTGCCGGCGCCTCTAGGGCTGCTGCGGCTGGACCCCACCGGCGGCGCGCTGCTGCTGCTCGGCCTGGCCGCGCTGCTCGGCTGGAGATGGCTCTGGCGATGCCGGGCGCTGGGCATCCCCCCTGGGCCCACGCCCTGGCCGGTGGTGGGCAACTTCGGCTTCGTGCTGCTGCCGCCCTTCCTCCGCGGGAGGAGCTGGGTGCACCGGCAGGCGAGGGAAGCAGGCATGGAGCCCTCCAGCATGGGCGCGCATGTGTTACTGGCCGAGCTGGCCCGCGTGTACGGCAACATCTACAGCTTCTACATCGGCCAGCACCTGGTGGTGGTCCTCAACGACTTCCACAGCGTGCGCGAGGCGCTGGTGCAGCAGGCCGAGGTCTTCAGCGACCGCCCGCGGGTGCCGCTCATCTCCCTCGTGACCAAGGAGAAGG GCGTTGTATTCGCACGTTATGGTCCAGTCTGGAGACAACAGAGGAAGTTCTCTCATTCAACTCTTCGTCATTTTGGCTTAGGGAAGCTTAGCTTGGAGCCCAAGGTTATCAAGGAGTTCAGATATGTGAAAGAGGAAATGCTAAAGCATGGGCAAGACCCCTTCAACCCCTTCCCCATCATCAACAACGCCATCTCCAACATCATCTGCTCCCTGTGCTTTGGCCAGCGCTTTGAGTACACCAATAATGAGTTTAAGAAAATGCTTCATTTTATGTCACGAGGGTTAGAAATCTGTCTGAACACCCAGCTCCAGCTGGTCAATATATGCTCCTGGCTTTATTACCTTCCCTTTGGACCATTTAAGGAATTAAGACAAATTGAAAAGGATATTACCGCTTTCCTTAGAAAAATCATCAAAGACCATCGAGAGTCTCTGGATGTTGAGAACCCTCAGGACTTTATCGACATGTACCTTCTCCaggtggaggaagagaagaaaaataacagcaatagTAGTTTTAATGACGATTACTTGTTGTATCTCATTGGAGATCTCTTCATTGCCGGAACGGATACCACAACTAACTCTTTGCTTTGGTGCCTTCTGTATATGTCATTGAACCCTGGCATACAAG AAAAGGTTCACGAAGAAATTGAAAGGGTCATTGGTGCTGACCGAGCCCCTTCTCTCACCGACAAGGCCCAGATGCCCTTCACAGAAGCCACCATCATGGAGGTGCAGAGGCTGGCTATGGTGGTGCCACTCTCCATTCCTCATATGACCTCGGAGAAAACAG tgctCCAAGGATACACTATTCCCAAAGACACAGTGATAGTAGCCAACTTATGGTTAATGCACAGAGACCCAGCCATTTGGGAGAAACCTGATGATTTCTACCCTGAACGATTTCTGGATGATCAAGGACaacttattaaaaaagaaacatttattcctTTTGGAATAG GGAAACGGGTGTGTATGGGAGAGCAGCTGGCAAAGATGGAATTATTCCTGATGTTTGTGAGCCTAATGCAGAGTTTCACATTCTCTTTACCTAAGGATTCAAAGAAGCCTATCATGACTGGAAGATATGGTCTAACTTTAGCCCCACATCCATTTAACATAATCATTTCAAAGAGATAA